One stretch of Cohnella algarum DNA includes these proteins:
- a CDS encoding ROK family protein, producing MRIGAIEAGGTKFVCGIGNENGVIEERVQFPTEHPEKTLGNVISYFRDKNVEAIGIGTFGPIDLDPSSSRYGYVTTTPKPGWSDYPFLPVLKREFDVPFGWDTDVNAAAYGEAVWGAAKGLNSCVYYTIGTGVGVGVYVEGKLVHGLTHPEGGHIPLRRHPEDKFEGWCPYHKDCLEGMAAGPALEKRWGVKGHELAPDHPAWEIEAYYIAQAVSGSILLLSPKKIILGGGVMHQQQLFPLIRKQVKEYLNGYVSAKEVLEGIDDYIVPPGLGDNAGLSGSLALGLRALQASEA from the coding sequence ATGAGAATAGGCGCGATCGAGGCGGGCGGCACGAAATTCGTCTGCGGCATCGGCAACGAAAACGGCGTTATCGAAGAACGGGTGCAGTTTCCGACTGAGCATCCGGAGAAGACGCTTGGCAATGTGATTTCTTATTTCCGCGATAAAAACGTCGAAGCGATCGGAATCGGCACGTTCGGTCCGATCGATCTCGATCCGTCGAGCTCCCGTTACGGCTATGTCACGACGACGCCCAAGCCGGGGTGGTCGGACTATCCGTTCCTTCCCGTTCTGAAGCGGGAATTCGACGTTCCGTTCGGCTGGGATACGGACGTGAACGCCGCCGCTTACGGCGAAGCGGTCTGGGGCGCGGCGAAGGGGCTGAACAGCTGCGTTTATTATACGATCGGCACGGGCGTTGGCGTGGGCGTGTACGTCGAGGGCAAGCTCGTGCACGGGCTTACGCACCCGGAAGGCGGCCACATTCCGCTGAGGCGCCATCCGGAAGACAAGTTCGAGGGGTGGTGCCCGTATCACAAAGATTGCCTGGAAGGAATGGCCGCAGGTCCCGCTTTGGAAAAGAGATGGGGCGTGAAAGGCCACGAGCTGGCGCCCGACCATCCGGCCTGGGAGATCGAAGCCTATTATATCGCGCAAGCGGTGTCCGGTTCGATTTTGCTGCTCTCCCCGAAAAAAATCATTCTCGGCGGCGGCGTCATGCATCAGCAGCAATTGTTCCCGCTCATTCGCAAGCAGGTGAAGGAATATTTGAACGGATATGTAAGCGCGAAAGAGGTGCTCGAAGGCATCGACGACTACATCGTGCCTCCGGGCCTCGGCGACAACGCCGGCCTCAGCGGCTCGCTCGCCCTCGGCTTGCGGGCGCTGCAAGCGTCGGAAGCCTGA
- a CDS encoding AraC family transcriptional regulator: protein MSVMRPIDLLRGTWFYREELPIYVNRAIETFSMSEHRHDFVEISYVSEGAGTHHFSDTSFSVVQGDIVLIPVGQSHVFRPASASGRKPLIVYNCVFAETAAVRLLGSFPGSEPIARLFEHREIRRYRDRYGEFGRLFQRLHYEFASDRFGRESALYIGLLELLLFLCREDNEVSGSGAQGANGGMEAALHALHTQFAEPLSVAKLARLAGVGERQFHRVFRKQTGMSPVEYAQTVRINEACRLLKTSRRKIADIASAVGYQDTPFFNGLFKKITGVSPREYRRRD from the coding sequence ATGAGCGTCATGCGACCGATCGATCTATTGCGCGGAACCTGGTTTTACCGCGAGGAGCTGCCTATCTACGTCAACCGCGCGATCGAAACGTTCTCGATGTCCGAACACCGGCACGATTTCGTCGAAATCAGCTATGTCAGCGAAGGGGCCGGAACGCATCACTTCAGCGACACCTCGTTTTCCGTCGTCCAGGGGGACATCGTGCTCATTCCGGTCGGCCAATCCCACGTGTTCCGTCCGGCTTCCGCTTCCGGCCGGAAACCGCTGATCGTCTACAATTGCGTGTTCGCCGAGACGGCCGCCGTCCGGCTGCTCGGCTCCTTCCCGGGCAGCGAGCCGATCGCGCGCCTGTTCGAGCATCGGGAAATCCGCCGCTACCGCGACCGGTACGGGGAATTCGGCCGCTTGTTTCAGCGGCTTCATTACGAATTCGCCTCCGACCGTTTCGGGCGCGAATCCGCGCTTTACATCGGCTTGCTCGAGCTGCTGCTGTTTTTGTGCCGCGAAGACAACGAAGTCTCCGGCAGCGGCGCGCAGGGCGCGAACGGAGGAATGGAAGCCGCGCTGCACGCGCTGCATACGCAATTCGCCGAGCCGCTTTCGGTCGCGAAGCTCGCCCGGCTCGCCGGCGTCGGCGAACGGCAGTTTCACCGCGTCTTCCGCAAGCAAACCGGCATGAGCCCGGTCGAGTACGCCCAGACCGTCCGGATCAACGAAGCATGCCGCCTGTTGAAAACGTCCCGACGCAAAATAGCCGACATCGCGTCCGCGGTCGGCTACCAGGATACTCCTTTTTTTAACGGGTTGTTCAAAAAAATAACGGGGGTTTCCCCCCGCGAATACCGGCGGCGCGACTAG
- a CDS encoding alpha-L-rhamnosidase, whose translation MSLLVKALTVGGRPNPLGTDGKPPQFGWKLEAARRGTLQTACRIQVADAEDGFDRPLWDTGKTESDASIRVTYEGPAPVSRTRYFYRVKAWDNFGGESDWSEIAWWETGLLSEDEWQARWITPDPAAIDPLAEPVFALRKSFELKGDVRSARVYATGVGVYDLYLNGEKVGDDILAPGWTSYRNRLQYQTYDVTDRLRAGSNGLGVLLANGWYKGDLTWSDKSCLYGDRRAALVQLHVTYADGTEEIVVSDPTWSAALGPIRYSEIYHGEIYDARLELGQWSRGDFDASEWAAAASIDLPMSVLVPQENWPTRVTETIRPVAFIRTPSGEAVLDMGQNMVGRIRLSVEAPAGTAVRLQHAEVLDKEGNFYVGNLRSAKQTVEYIAKGEGTETYAPHFTFQGFRYVKVEGYPGIENGLPLDRFVGEVIHSDMPRSGEFECSHELVNQLQRNIVWGQRGNFLDVPTDCPQRDERLGWTGDAQVFVWTAAFNYDVGPFFQKWLRDLAADQKEDGGVPFVIPDVLDGDHSSAAWGDAAVVVPWAMYATYGDKALLAEQFDSMKAWVDYIRAQGESEYLWNTGFHFGDWLGLDAKENSYVGATPRDLIATAFYAYSAKLVRDAAEVLGREEDARKYGELYGRVVSAFREEFVTPSGRIAAPTQTAHVLALMFDLAEGEARARTARELNKLIEDNEFHLTTGFVGTPYLCHVLSANGYHETALKLLVQEGYPSWLYSVNQGATTIWEHWDGIKPDGSFWSDDMNSYNHYAYGAIGDWLYRVVAGLDADGRAPAYKRARIEPRFGGEWLTSARAAYDSAYGRIEVSWRADGISRAVEVALPPNTTAEVLLRGAALDALRESGRPVRGGAEGIASAADTADGVRLAVGSGVYRFEYPLA comes from the coding sequence ATGAGTTTGCTTGTGAAAGCGTTAACGGTCGGCGGCCGCCCGAATCCGCTCGGAACGGACGGAAAGCCGCCGCAATTCGGCTGGAAACTGGAGGCGGCGCGCCGCGGCACGCTGCAAACCGCTTGCCGGATCCAGGTGGCGGACGCGGAAGACGGGTTCGACCGCCCGCTGTGGGATACGGGAAAGACGGAATCGGACGCTTCGATCCGGGTAACGTACGAAGGACCCGCGCCGGTTTCCCGCACGCGTTATTTTTACCGCGTCAAAGCTTGGGACAATTTCGGCGGCGAATCGGACTGGAGCGAAATCGCCTGGTGGGAAACGGGGCTGCTGAGCGAGGACGAATGGCAGGCGCGGTGGATCACGCCGGATCCGGCGGCGATCGATCCGCTTGCCGAGCCCGTTTTCGCGCTTCGCAAAAGCTTCGAGCTTAAAGGCGACGTGCGCTCGGCCCGGGTTTATGCGACCGGCGTCGGCGTCTACGATTTGTATTTGAACGGGGAAAAAGTCGGAGACGACATTCTCGCGCCCGGATGGACGAGTTACCGAAACCGCTTGCAATATCAGACGTACGACGTGACGGACCGGCTGCGGGCCGGTTCGAACGGACTCGGCGTCCTGCTTGCGAACGGCTGGTATAAAGGCGATTTGACCTGGTCGGACAAAAGCTGCCTGTACGGGGACCGCCGCGCCGCGCTCGTGCAGCTTCACGTGACGTACGCGGACGGGACGGAAGAGATCGTCGTCAGCGATCCGACGTGGTCGGCAGCGCTCGGACCGATCCGGTATTCGGAAATTTATCACGGCGAGATCTACGACGCGCGCCTCGAGCTCGGGCAGTGGTCGCGCGGAGACTTTGACGCCTCGGAATGGGCCGCGGCCGCTTCGATCGATTTGCCGATGTCCGTGCTCGTGCCGCAGGAAAACTGGCCGACGCGGGTCACGGAGACGATCCGGCCGGTTGCGTTCATCCGCACGCCTTCCGGCGAAGCGGTGCTCGACATGGGCCAGAACATGGTCGGCCGCATTCGGCTGTCGGTCGAGGCCCCGGCCGGAACGGCCGTTCGGCTGCAGCATGCGGAGGTGCTGGACAAGGAGGGCAACTTCTACGTCGGCAATCTCCGTTCGGCCAAGCAGACGGTCGAGTATATCGCCAAAGGCGAAGGAACCGAAACGTACGCTCCGCATTTTACGTTTCAGGGCTTCCGCTACGTGAAGGTCGAGGGGTATCCGGGCATCGAGAACGGGCTTCCGCTCGACCGGTTCGTCGGCGAGGTCATCCATTCGGATATGCCTCGGTCCGGGGAATTCGAATGCTCTCACGAGCTTGTCAACCAGCTGCAGCGAAACATCGTCTGGGGGCAGCGGGGGAATTTCCTCGACGTGCCGACCGACTGCCCGCAGCGGGACGAACGGCTCGGCTGGACCGGGGACGCGCAGGTGTTCGTCTGGACGGCGGCGTTCAACTACGATGTCGGACCGTTTTTTCAGAAATGGCTGCGCGATCTTGCCGCGGATCAAAAAGAAGACGGCGGCGTGCCGTTCGTCATTCCCGACGTGCTCGACGGAGACCACTCTTCGGCGGCGTGGGGCGACGCGGCGGTCGTCGTTCCCTGGGCGATGTACGCGACTTACGGCGACAAAGCGCTGCTCGCCGAGCAGTTCGACAGCATGAAGGCGTGGGTCGATTATATTCGCGCCCAAGGAGAGAGCGAATATTTGTGGAACACGGGCTTCCACTTCGGCGACTGGCTGGGGCTGGACGCGAAGGAGAACAGCTACGTCGGCGCGACGCCGCGCGATCTGATCGCGACCGCGTTTTACGCGTATTCCGCGAAGCTCGTGCGCGATGCGGCGGAGGTGCTGGGCCGGGAAGAGGACGCCCGGAAGTACGGCGAGCTTTACGGCCGCGTCGTTTCGGCGTTCCGCGAGGAGTTCGTCACGCCTTCCGGCCGCATCGCCGCGCCGACGCAAACGGCGCACGTGCTGGCGCTCATGTTCGACCTGGCGGAAGGCGAAGCCCGCGCGCGGACGGCGCGCGAGCTGAACAAATTGATCGAGGACAACGAGTTCCACCTGACGACCGGTTTTGTCGGCACTCCGTACTTGTGCCACGTCCTGTCGGCGAACGGTTATCATGAAACGGCGCTCAAGCTGCTCGTCCAGGAAGGCTATCCGTCGTGGCTGTACTCCGTCAATCAAGGCGCGACGACGATCTGGGAGCACTGGGACGGGATCAAGCCGGACGGCTCGTTCTGGAGCGACGATATGAACTCGTACAATCACTACGCCTACGGGGCGATCGGGGATTGGCTGTACCGCGTCGTGGCGGGGCTCGACGCGGACGGCCGCGCGCCGGCGTACAAGCGGGCGCGGATCGAACCGCGCTTCGGCGGCGAGTGGCTGACGAGCGCGCGGGCGGCTTACGATTCGGCCTATGGGCGAATCGAGGTTTCGTGGCGCGCGGACGGAATCTCGCGCGCCGTCGAGGTTGCGCTTCCGCCGAATACGACGGCGGAAGTGCTGCTTCGCGGCGCGGCGCTGGACGCGCTTCGCGAAAGCGGCCGCCCCGTTCGCGGCGGGGCGGAAGGCATCGCGTCCGCCGCGGATACGGCGGACGGCGTGCGGCTCGCGGTCGGCTCGGGCGTCTATCGCTTCGAGTATCCGCTTGCCTGA
- a CDS encoding LacI family DNA-binding transcriptional regulator: MATRKEVARMAGVSEATVSRVLNGVGPIKEETRKRVLEAAEALDYQLNAVAASFARGRSGNIGVVLPHVPKVHLFSTYYFAEILSGIGEAVRSGEGGGLLLLYRSPGEAFDYVSLFRTQRVDACLILGATSAEPERESIARLADADAPFCVVDQRFDEHPGIPAVVADHVGGSYAATRHLLDRGCRRIGFLNGSAQYSNSLDRLHGYRKALREAGIGGEEAAPVFEGNYSRKSGYAAAPSVFREMERLDAMLCANDRMAIGLIQGLRELGCAFPGRLPIVGYDNSDAAALFDPPLTTVEVPFFEMGKLAARKLLDRLSGGGNDGEVFRETLPTRLVVRKSCQSGEEIERT, translated from the coding sequence ATGGCGACGCGCAAAGAAGTGGCCCGGATGGCCGGCGTCTCCGAAGCGACGGTGTCGCGCGTGCTCAACGGCGTCGGCCCGATCAAGGAGGAAACGCGCAAACGGGTGCTTGAAGCGGCGGAGGCGCTCGATTACCAATTGAACGCCGTCGCGGCCAGCTTCGCGCGCGGGAGAAGCGGCAATATCGGGGTTGTGCTGCCGCATGTGCCGAAGGTGCACCTCTTTTCCACGTATTATTTCGCGGAAATCCTGAGCGGCATCGGCGAGGCGGTCCGAAGCGGCGAGGGCGGCGGGCTGCTGCTGCTGTATCGCAGTCCGGGGGAAGCCTTCGATTACGTCTCGCTGTTTCGGACGCAGAGAGTAGACGCTTGCCTTATTCTCGGAGCGACATCGGCGGAGCCGGAGCGCGAGTCGATCGCTCGGCTTGCCGACGCGGATGCTCCCTTTTGCGTCGTCGACCAGCGGTTCGACGAACATCCGGGCATCCCGGCGGTTGTCGCCGACCATGTCGGGGGCAGTTATGCCGCGACCCGCCATTTGCTGGACCGGGGGTGCCGGCGAATCGGGTTCCTTAACGGTTCGGCGCAGTACTCCAACAGCCTGGATCGCCTGCATGGTTACCGCAAAGCGCTCCGGGAAGCGGGCATCGGCGGCGAAGAAGCGGCTCCGGTCTTCGAAGGAAACTACAGCCGGAAAAGCGGGTATGCCGCGGCACCGTCCGTTTTCCGGGAAATGGAGCGGCTGGACGCGATGCTCTGCGCCAACGACCGGATGGCGATCGGCCTTATTCAAGGCCTGCGGGAATTGGGCTGCGCCTTTCCCGGCCGCTTGCCGATCGTCGGTTACGACAATTCCGACGCGGCCGCGCTGTTCGATCCGCCGCTCACGACGGTCGAGGTTCCTTTTTTCGAAATGGGGAAGCTCGCCGCCCGCAAATTGCTCGACCGGCTTTCCGGCGGCGGGAATGACGGCGAAGTGTTTCGCGAGACGCTGCCGACGCGATTGGTGGTGCGCAAATCTTGTCAATCCGGAGAGGAGATCGAACGAACATGA
- a CDS encoding ThuA domain-containing protein, with amino-acid sequence MRKALIVWGGWDGHQPREVAEIFRATLEKEQFEVEVSDTLEAFADADKLKALDLIVPVWTMGRIEQQLVNNVSQAVQSGVGLAGCHGGMCDAFRENVDWQFMTGGQWVAHPGNDGTEYTVNIRHSSSPLVEGIEDFAVKTEQYYLHVDPAVEVLATTRFPVAPGPHSLNKAVDMPVIWTKRWGVGRVYYNSLGHHADIMEIPVVTELMRRGFLWCADGKAAAQASDAGEAGVYTGMADNQL; translated from the coding sequence ATGAGAAAAGCGTTGATCGTTTGGGGAGGCTGGGACGGCCATCAGCCCCGCGAGGTTGCCGAAATTTTTCGCGCCACGCTGGAAAAAGAACAGTTCGAAGTCGAAGTGTCCGATACGCTGGAGGCGTTCGCGGACGCGGACAAATTGAAAGCGCTCGATCTAATCGTTCCGGTATGGACGATGGGAAGAATCGAGCAGCAGCTCGTCAACAACGTATCGCAGGCGGTGCAAAGCGGCGTCGGGCTTGCGGGCTGCCACGGCGGCATGTGCGACGCGTTCCGCGAAAACGTCGATTGGCAATTTATGACCGGCGGCCAATGGGTGGCGCATCCGGGCAACGACGGAACGGAATATACCGTCAATATCCGCCACAGCTCCAGTCCGCTCGTGGAAGGGATCGAAGACTTCGCGGTCAAGACCGAGCAATATTATTTGCACGTCGATCCGGCCGTCGAGGTGCTGGCGACAACCCGTTTCCCCGTGGCGCCGGGGCCGCATTCGCTCAATAAAGCCGTCGACATGCCGGTCATTTGGACGAAGCGCTGGGGCGTGGGGCGCGTGTATTACAATTCGCTCGGCCACCATGCGGATATTATGGAAATTCCGGTCGTGACGGAGCTGATGCGGCGGGGCTTCCTTTGGTGCGCGGACGGCAAGGCCGCGGCGCAGGCATCTGATGCCGGAGAAGCGGGCGTTTATACGGGAATGGCGGACAATCAACTTTAA